ACTACGCGAGCGTCATGAGGTGCAGCGAAGCTCGGCTGGCGGCGCGCCCACCCTTTCGTTCACGGCTGGCCCGGATGCGAAGCAGCTCAGCATCAACAGGTGCCTGGGTATGACCGCCCTCCTCTGGGAGGCTTGGTCTCAAGGAGTTGACATGGCCGACGATGACTCCCGGTACCGAATAGGCAATGAGATCTACACACATGACGAGCTTCGCTCAGCGACCGAGGCGGACGTCGCAGACCTCCCGCCGGAGACCTGGCGCGACGGCAGGTTCGACTTCGACGACTATCTCACCGAGTCCGTCCAGACGGGGACCATAGAGATAGTCGACTATGACGAGGACGAGTGACCCGGTGGCCAGTACAGCCGAGGACAGGGCGCACAGGGCCGAGTTGGCCGAGGAGTTGGGGTTCGTCCCGGCCACCTTGGACGCTGCCGACATCGAGCGCCACCGTCGGCTTAAGGCTGCCGCCGATACTGCGCCGAGCCGGGAGCGGATCTGGCGGAAGTATGCGCACCTGCGGGAACAGAAGCGCCGCAGCGAGGTTGAGGCTGCCGGGTGTGCTGCTGTGTCCGATCTCTACGAATAACCCGTGCCATCAAAAGAATCGGCTACGTACCGAATATTGGTGTCATCGGCACAATCGAACGGAGCGATTTGCCCCTTGTGCAGTGATCACGCTCATCGACTGTCAGTATTGTTCTATGGGGAGACCATCGTCGGTTGCTGCGGCGTTCGTAGTGGGAGCGGCGTTGTTCATCAGTGCCCTGGCTGCCGCTCAGCCCGCCTTGGCCGACACTTCTGAACAGGATCGTCAGTTTCTGACCACGCTGAAGGCGATGGGGTTGCAGATCAACGACTCGAAGGTGCCTCCGCGTTGATCGACACCGCGATTCGCGTGTACTGCCCGAAATATGCCGCTGCCGAGAGTGGTCCAGCCCCCAAGACGTCGGCGGGGCCGACCTATGCGGAGGGGGATGCCTTCACCGAGGAGGTGTACGACCACGGGATTCTGCAAGACCTCGATCCTTCGCACGTCGTGCAGATTCTCGCCAATATCTGCTACCACGCGGATGGAGGTGTCCCCACGAACTCAATTGTCGGTTTATACATCAATGGTTATGCCCTCTCCGAAAAAGATGCGGAGTGGCTGGTCGGCGCTGCCCAAGGTAAGTGCGACTAACGCGGCGAGATCACCTCCTTGCGAGAGTCTCGAATGTATTCCGGGAATAGTCGCTGGGCTGATAGCTGCTTACGCGGAGGTGCGTCGTCGCGGCTGAAACCTGTAGGGAAACACCTGATTCCTTTGATCTTGATATCGCTCTAGCGTTTCCGCCCGGGGACATTCGAAGTACAGCTGAGGGGATCATCGGTATGAAGGTCAAGGCATTCCCGGCATGGCTCGGCATTGCCACTGCCACGCTGATCGCCGCCCCAACCGCACACGCCTACCCTGGTGATCCAACGGGTACCAACTGTGAGTCAAACATGCTTGGCGCGCTGTACTGTGACGGTCCGGTGCAGCCGGACGGGTCATGGACTCGATGCGTTGACGTTTCGTCACAGCCCGTCTATGGCGGAGCCCAGGGGCAATGGAACGGAATGACGTCGCCGTTCCACCAGTGCTACCACTACGATCCTGCAGCGCCGCCGTTAAAAATTGGTCAACCGGATCATCACCTCGGGGATGGACTGTGATTTGAGCGGCGGTGCGAAGGGGGACGCCCCCCGGCCTCGTCGGCCTGTGGCAGATGTGCGGTAGCCGCCACTGCCTGAAGCGGGCCGCAAGCGTCGCACGGCAGGGTCACGGGGCGATTCGTTACACGCCGACGAAGGCGGTCGCTTACTTGGTGCGCGGGTGGAGAACTCCGGCGTCGTCGGCCTCGGTGATGAATCTTTGCAGCACCGTGACGATTAGGACGGTGTGGTTCAGCACCCGCCACACTGCTTGGTAGTTGCCCATCTGCTGGTGGTCTGAATCCAAGAGATGACGCATGCGCGGATCCATGCCTTCGTGGAACCACTGCGAATTCAGCACCAGCTTGGCGAGTTCTAGGTCGGTGGCGCTCATCTGCCATTGCTCGCTGGGTATCGACCAGTGCGAGGAGAACATCTCGTTGTTGAGTATCTTCTGGTACTCGTCCTTGATCGAGATGACCGTGCGCCTCCAGTCCTCGTCAGTAATCGAGTTGAGGACTGCATTCATTACCCGC
The sequence above is drawn from the Mycobacterium gallinarum genome and encodes:
- a CDS encoding CDGP domain-containing protein, whose translation is MLGALYCDGPVQPDGSWTRCVDVSSQPVYGGAQGQWNGMTSPFHQCYHYDPAAPPLKIGQPDHHLGDGL